Part of the Falco naumanni isolate bFalNau1 chromosome 3, bFalNau1.pat, whole genome shotgun sequence genome is shown below.
CCGGGGTTCAGGAACAGCCACCTCCGCAGCTGCCAGAGCCCACGTTTCTAGCGAGGTTTCTAGTGAGAAGGGAAATTTTCCACGTAGCGTTACGCTGCTCAGTCACACGGAAACTTCAACCTGAACCGACCTTCTGAAGTTATTCACATACTTCCCGCCGAATTCGCTAGAAATAGCAACATTTTCAACGAAGCCAACGCCATACAATTAGAAACCGACCACGACTAAGGTGCCAATGCCAAAAAGGGGATGAGGGGCGGCCAGAAAACCCAGAGTTTCGGGGTAAGTTTGCGGAGCCACGCAGCAGCCCCTCAGCGCCCTGAGTGGAGCCCCCAGCGACGGCAGAACCCTTCCCAAACACTTCTTGCAGGCTGAAAGGCAGCCTGCATCTCCCCGAAGCCACCGAGAGGGACCACAGAAGGCGACCAGCCTTGGCTGAGGGGCAGGACCTACCCAAGAgcgggccgccccccggccgccgcgctCGGCCCCTCACTGAGCGGGCGGCGAGCACGGGCGGCGGCGTCTGCCTCAGCCTGGCAGCGGGCGGGGTACGGAAGGCCCTGGAggggagcagccagccagccaggccGGCCGGCCAGGACACACacatcccccctccccgcctctgcctctcccctcaCCGATGAACTTGGCGCGGCtcatggcggcggcggctgcaGCGCGAGCGACGCGCCTGCGCGCGGCCACGCCCTCCGCCTTCCCGCCGGCCCCCGCGCGCGAAGGTGAGGCGTAGGGCAGCCCGAAATGGCGGCCTACCTGACGCACCAGCAGAAGGTGCTGCGGCTCTACAAGAAGTCCCTGCGGCACCTGGAGTCCTGGTGCATCCACCGGTGAGAAGGACGAGGGGAGCGggcctggggagagggaggccTGGCCTTCCTGGGAGCAGGGCCTCCCAGCTGCCCGCGTACCCGGGGGCGGGCTGGTGGCCGGCCTTCCCCGCGGAGACGGGGTGTTGAGCTTGGCAGGGGCTTTGTCCTcgtcccttccttccctttcttcccttcccttgccctaGGCGTGGTTGAATGGGTGAGGGAAAAGCGTTGAGGGTCATTTGCCAGTGCCTGTGGTAGAAAAAGGACGGTGCACCAACAGGAGCTCCTCAGAGGCTGGGTTTTGCGGTAGGGGTGACTGGTGATGTTGccaaggtttgtttttttttttttttccgtatGTGATTAGTGTTTTCCTCCAACTTACATCGCTGTGTGTAACCTCTGTCTGTAGACACAAGTACCGCTACTTTGCCTGCCTCCTGAGAGAACGATTTGATAAGAACAAGGATGTGAAGGATATGGTGAAAGCTacagagctgctgaaggcaggTGAGGTGGAGTTCTGGGCAAACCAGCATCCTCAGCCGTACATCTTCCCTGACTCCCCTGGGGGCACTTCCTATGAGAGATACGAGTGCTACAAGGTAAGGTGGCCTATAAAGTTGTGTGTTACTGTCTTACCTCATTCTTTTAGTGAATGTAGAATGCGTTAAGTGGACTTTCATAGGGCTGCAGCTTCACTCAGCAGTATCATTTCTCTAGTACAGCACTGCTAAACATAGTGCTGCTTGCATGGGAGAAGCTGTCCTGCTTGTCTCATCCTTGAAAATGGAGTTTATTGGTCTGTCTGAACACAGCTAGCTTCTTTTTACTGGGATAATCATCAGCTCTTTTGCCAAATGGAAGCAGCTCCACGGTGGGTCAGGCAGGCATAGTGAAAGAGTTGGAGCTGAGCTGTGAGAGTAAACAGTGCGGAGGAAGCTGTGCTGCCCGTCGTGTTGCCATCTGGTCACAGCCTTGGTTTTTCGCAGGTCTTGTCAGATGATGGCTTGGCTGTTGGGGGACTTCACACAGTCCCATCATTCTTCCAGCATCTTGAGTAACTGAACAATTTATCATTTCCCTTCATGTGCTGTAGTGccagatacatattttttgtatttgttgtgTTGCTGTGTGATATGCGGTATGCCTGAAAATAGAAGCCATATTTTTAGAATCTAAGGCACTTCTAGaggccttttttcccctgagattCTTCTCTTTAGGAGTAAAGAGACAGGTTTTGTAGAAGAACACAGGGTTTTCACTTCCTTGGCATTGGCTCCCTTAATGTATTACAAGAAGTTGATGCTAAGCTAGAGAGTGTACGCACCCATTTTCTCCTGAATTTGAAGAAAGTGCTGACACAGGAATAGATCCGATGAGATCTTTATGCATCAGAAGCCATGTGAAAGGAAGACTGTAGATTTATCAGAGCCAAAAAACCCCTACATATGAGTGaaaaaggggagaggaggacTTAAGCTTATGCCAAAGTTGCAGGTCTTAGCAGTAGTAGAGGTAATAGTGAGAGAATCTGGGCAGAAAAACGGCCATTTGAGCAATAAATGGTCAAGATTAGTCTTTATATAAAAACAGAAACTCATGTATGTTCTCTGTTCTTTGCCTTGTTTGATATGCTAAAACTGTCCTTTAACAAAATGGCTGTCACAGGAGTTTGATGTGTTGATATATCAGTAACCGTCTGTTGTGGGTGCTGctacaaaatgtaatttttagaTCTCGGGCTGTTtgataattttaattctttggggtgtgtggattttttttttttaaatattattatcaGGCCTGCTATTTCTGTTCAGTCAAAGGTTTACTCGGTGATGGAAATCACAGCAGGAAACTGGAAGTGTAAATGTTACTGGATGAATGATGGTATTGGAGCAACTTctgaattctctttttttaagaattgtggtttttggtggggtttggttttgttcataaTTGTTCctatctttaaaatgttaatatttagTGATACACTGttgcagaattttaaatttcacttttttcttgaTTGGACATGTTAGAGGTCCGGCTAATACAAAGATCCTAAAGACCAcaaatttttcattataaattaatAGTTGGAGGAAAGGGTCTCTAATCTGCTGTCTttgggagaaggagaggaagaaatgagatCTTCTCTTCCACATGATGGAATTAATTTGAGAACTTTAGAATAAACTGATGTGACCTGGGACTTGTCCGTGCTATCATTTAAGCCAATCACTATGTTGTCTTCCTATGACTTGGGATAATGTGTGAAACAAAGACTAGAAGTACTGACCTCTGCCATGCAGTGCCTTGAGGTTGTTAACAGCCAAGTAGCTATTTAATGGTGTTTTATATAGTACTTTATTTCCTGGTTTATTTATCCATTTTAATAGTGGCTTCAGTGATTGCGTTTAGTTCTTTTCTATTTGTATACTATATATAATTCCATATATAAACCTGATTATATAACTTAAATTTTTCTTGAACAGCTTCCTGAATGGTGCTTGGATTACTGGCATCCATCTGAGAAGGCAATGTATCCTGATTACTTTGCCAAACGAGAGCAAtggaagaagctgcagcaggaaagctgggaTAAAGAGGTCAGTGCTCGCTCGATGCACAGTAAAGCCTCTTTAGCACACAAGTACTTTGTGTGGCATTTTGATGGGTTCTTGGAAAAATTATCGAATGCTTATTGTGGGCTCATTTAGAATCTGCTTTATTAGAATGCTTGCCAGTGTGAAACACTGACTTGACCTAAAATGCCTCCAGAGAGACCACAGTTCGAGCTTCTTGAAGGCTTTGAAGGGAATGGGAAGTTAAAGCTGAACCTGCAACCATGTTTCAGGTAGTACAGGGCTGTTGTAGCAGTTTTGCTAAAAGAAATTCCAGAGTGGGATGAGAGGAGATTAGTCACCAGAGAATttagcttctgctgctgtgacacTTGGTTGCACCTTTGCCAACTGACAGAACACTGTGGCAAGTCACTTTCAATCAAGTCTAATTTCTGGCCATCCTAAACTGAGATTCAGTTGGGAAAAGCTGATGTTCTTAGAATAGTTCTTTAATTCAGTTGTAGAGAAATAGTCGTATGTAGTATGGCTGGTACTCATTAGAATTAACACAGTGGCAGCCAGCACTTGCGCTGCTTCAAGAAAATTGTATTGAAAAGATCTGAAGAGCTGTTGGTGGCATGCAGAAATAGATGTCTCCTATGGACTGGACTGGAAGTTGTTCCAGAATTGTATTATGTGGCAGCTTTccaagcagcaagagaattcagTCTGTTTAATGTAGCAATGGTGGAAATAATGACCTCTTTATGTATAATTTCTCTTGTAAATCGCTTTTTACTCCTAAAAATTCCTTCTCAATTAGGTAATACGAGCCTGCAATGATTACTGAGTTTAAGTGAATACTGGGAAACATGAAACCTGTCTCAACTGAAGGCATTAGTGTGGTTACCCCCTTCTGAAATGGGGGCCAGTTTAGCTTACTGCCTGGGCACGGAATGAAAACTACATTTTGGAAATGTGCATTTATGTACTAAAGCGATTTTATGTCTCGTCTTCTAGATTAAGCAGTTAGAAGAAGAAACTCCAGCTGATGGTCCAAAAACTGAAGCTTTGCCTCCAGCACGTAAGGAAGGGCATCTGCCACCCCTGTGGTGGCACTATGTTACAAGACCTCGTGAAATGCCGATGTAAAAGCATTATTCATGTGAGAATTGAAGCAGTTTATCTTCTGTAGGCAGTTGACGTGCCAGTGATCACATGCTACtctaaataatacaaaataaacgcaaataaagcaagagaaggCATTATTCTGACATACTCTTCTTCTATAGCATGCGCACGCTTCACTTCCAGTTTGTGCAGTGTAAAATAGATGGCTGTTAACATATACCATATCTACACTATATACCTAAAATGTCAGAACAGTCAGCAGCCTGTGAAGAAGTCTTACTGACCCCAGAGCAAGTTTTGTTGCAGCTTTCGCAATAGGAGTTGGAAAAGTCAACTATGAGACTGAAAAGATTGGCCACATAAAACCTCATGTTCCCAGGGAAGAGATACGAATGTAAAGGGGTGGGAGAAGTGGATTTACTGGGGGGCTGGATGGAATGGTAAGCAACTAAACTGGGAATAACTGTGGCAAGAGCTGGTCTCCCACTGTGGAGACAGTGGGTAAAACCCAATAATTTCAGCCCCGTAACTTGGAATTTGACACTACAGGTGAGGTGTTAAAGCTGGAGTTTCACGatactgacagcagcagctgtgggcttTGGTTGCTCCTGCAATGAGCCTATTTCTAGCCTTGCAGAAGAATAAAGACTTCTTGCCCTCCTTCCCCGCTGTGTTGGACTCTGCACTGCATTTTTCACTTAGGTATCAAATCTCAGAAGACATAAGCCTTCCTTAAAATGTTGTGCGTTCTTGCTGGTGTGGATAACATTGCTGTAAAGCACCAGAAGAAAGTTCATCCCCATATAAATGGAATCCTAGATAACTAGAGAGCTGTATCAGAACAAGTGGCCTGCTGAGCAATGTGGCTCCTGCATGCTCATTGACTGGTCACAAGCAACGTGGTACAAGGGAGTAGGtataaaaagctgtttgcttGTGGCCGCAATCCCAAAACATGGATATAAGGCACAGGAAATTTTACTAATGCTTTGACTAACTGCCCTGTAAGAGAACAAATGGGATATAGCCACCTAATAAAAGCTCGTAGGAAAACCTTTCTGGCTCTTCTGCTGTTCTTCCATTTTTAGGGCTGAAAGAGAGGAGATTTGGGTTACCTTATCTGGCTTCCAGATAGTTATTAATTACATAAGTTATTTGTACTGTATTTAACCCTAGGGCCTAATTTTTCCCATGAACTCCAACTTAAGGCTTAAAGATAACAAGAGATGGCAAAGGCACTGACTTCTGTTTTGAGGACTAAACATATTTAGCTTGGGTATTAGAAAATGCTTTAAGGTGGCTGGTTTTTTAGAAATCGTACATGGCTCTCTCCAGTAAGCCTATGTGCTAAAATACacctgaattttgaaaaaaaaaaacgcaaaaaaacaaacccctcaAACCTCCAGGAAAACAGCATCACATCTTCCACTGCTGAAACACTCTTGCCAGGAAGTGGGATCTGTTCTCTGCATTCTGTTagcccagaggcagcagcagaattgTGGCATGCCCTTCTCCAGTGCAGCTGTTGAGCGCATCCCTCACCTCCGGGCTGGtaccagctctgctctgagctgtgcCTTCTCTCCGTGTAGGTATTGgccctttcctctgctgttttgcCACACTGAAGACACTCGTTTGTAGGAAGAATTCCAACCTGTGTTCCTTTTTCTAACTTAACGGTTTCCAGTACAGGGTCTGCGCTACCAGCATGGTGTGtccctaaaataaaaacattgatTTGCTTTAGCGCCTACTTGCATTAGCCTGACTGTGAAAGGCCAGGACCAGCCCTGGGCAAAATTCAAAGGGAAATACACCACCACAGGGCAagcccagcccccctgccctgcccccccccccccccagcccactctgCCATCTCCCAGCCTGGCACAAGCAGCCCTCGGCTCAGAGGGACAGTTGCAGTGGCAAGGAAATAAATTGGGCCACTGCGTAGTAGCTGCAAGTGGGAGCAACATCCTCCCTTTCTACCTTTGCTCCTGAGAAAGCTGAACAGAAGAAACGCCTAAGTCACGCCGGGGCATGTGGGAGACAGCACTGGTGTTGAGCCTGATAAACTGGCTTTAAGCGTGGGCAGTGTTGGCAGCAGCAATTCTCTGAGAAAAGGAGCTGCGGTCCAGCACTGAAGCAGATGCGCAAACATGTCCGGTTATTTGTGCTTCCTGGTTAGATAACAACAGTGAGGGACAGGGAAATGTCATCAGTTGTTACTTGATGGGAATTTCCATCATTAGCGCTGCATCTTTGTTCTGCCACTACCCTTCCAGTGCACATCAAACACAGCTATATGtgattttatttacttgtttgttCATTCTCTCTTGCTTCTGTTAAGATACAGATTCCACGTGATCTTCAGAAGTCTGAATGACACCACTGATACCCAAAGCTCTGGAAGCAGAAAGTCTTTTTAAGAACCGAAATACAGAAGTTTTCCAGCAGTTCTTTATTTATAATGTAGGCTTAAGCAATCATTACAATGTAGAAGGGAGACACACTTACAGCAATTATTTATACCAGTTTAGAACAAAAAACTGCACAGGGAGAGGTCAACTCTCAGTACAAACTAGCAACTAAACCACAATAATTTACcattagaaacattttattttttagctgtGACACTGCTTTTACAATAtgcaaaaacacaaacaatAGAACTATCCAAAGTGTTTTGTCACATTCTTTCTACATTGAATTTGGcaacattttatattaaattttacCGATTATACTAACGTTTAAGAACTAAACAAGTGAAAAGCTGTACTCGGGTACAGTTACATCCATTTATTTCAAAGgtttaaataacactttttaACTATTGAGATTATCTCCTAGCAGTTTTTGTTTATGCAAAAACCATCTCAAAGCCTCATTTGCACAATGCATCAGCTACTGTATCAAGATTGGTGGGCTACACCACAGGCACTACTGTTTATCATATTCTGTAATAAGGagcttgtttttcaaagaaaggaaggtttaatattttctaagaatcatgccttttttttttctttttgcttttaagccataacaaaaaaaaaaaaaaggttagcAACCACAGCAGTGTAAAATGTTATATAGAACACAGTGACTACACAGTTACTAGAAGTTTCACATCCAATGCAGTTATGTATTAAAGCATAAGAGGTTATGTAGGCAAGTCTAGAGCCAACAGAAATCTGCAGAGCGTGTGGTGGAACCTAGCCCCTTGTATGTA
Proteins encoded:
- the NDUFB9 gene encoding NADH dehydrogenase [ubiquinone] 1 beta subcomplex subunit 9, which encodes MAAYLTHQQKVLRLYKKSLRHLESWCIHRHKYRYFACLLRERFDKNKDVKDMVKATELLKAGEVEFWANQHPQPYIFPDSPGGTSYERYECYKLPEWCLDYWHPSEKAMYPDYFAKREQWKKLQQESWDKEIKQLEEETPADGPKTEALPPARKEGHLPPLWWHYVTRPREMPM